In Spirochaetota bacterium, a single genomic region encodes these proteins:
- a CDS encoding 4Fe-4S binding protein gives MASDIYRELSKRLMFENSTLLQQIWQMVANETEAQIIAYLPATAPQIAEKFNLSVEEATTILEELFKRGAAFKKSKPEGAEYRPPKHIVQFHDATLLWKDAPADFKRLWVEFMNTEYPPLLEVVTKAGIPSFMRVIPINATLKPKSEVLVYEDAYKIIEQAKELAVVDCVCRLSHGNCNKPLNVCIQVNNGAAYTLERGTGRAITKEEAFEILKISEEAGLVHMTENKGFGNAICNCCSCCCEMLRFAGNKATHGVVAKSRFTATVDATNCNGCALCMSICPVHAIEVNNTAAIDTQMCIGCGLCATQCPTQAISLHETRPREHIPA, from the coding sequence AAAACGCCTCATGTTTGAAAACTCCACGCTTTTACAGCAAATATGGCAAATGGTAGCAAACGAAACTGAAGCACAGATTATTGCTTACTTGCCAGCAACAGCTCCACAAATTGCAGAAAAATTTAACCTTTCAGTTGAAGAGGCAACTACGATACTTGAAGAATTATTCAAACGTGGCGCTGCATTTAAAAAATCAAAACCTGAAGGCGCAGAATACAGGCCCCCTAAACATATTGTCCAGTTTCATGATGCAACACTACTGTGGAAAGATGCTCCTGCTGATTTTAAGCGCCTATGGGTAGAATTTATGAACACTGAATACCCGCCACTTCTTGAGGTTGTCACAAAAGCTGGGATCCCTTCATTTATGCGGGTTATCCCTATTAATGCAACGCTTAAGCCTAAAAGTGAAGTACTGGTATACGAAGATGCTTATAAAATTATTGAACAAGCAAAAGAGTTAGCTGTTGTTGATTGTGTGTGCCGATTATCCCATGGCAATTGCAACAAGCCCCTTAATGTGTGCATCCAGGTAAATAACGGTGCTGCTTATACCCTGGAACGAGGAACTGGTAGAGCTATAACTAAAGAAGAAGCATTTGAAATTCTGAAAATATCAGAAGAAGCTGGACTAGTGCACATGACCGAAAATAAAGGCTTTGGCAATGCAATTTGCAACTGTTGTTCCTGCTGCTGCGAAATGCTGCGTTTTGCAGGCAATAAAGCAACACACGGCGTTGTGGCAAAAAGCAGGTTTACCGCAACCGTTGATGCAACCAATTGTAACGGATGTGCACTGTGTATGTCTATATGTCCTGTTCATGCTATTGAAGTCAACAACACAGCTGCCATCGACACCCAAATGTGTATAGGATGTGGCTTATGTGCAACGCAATGTCCTACACAAGCTATATCGCTTCACGAAACACGACCCAGGGAACATATCCCAGCATGA
- a CDS encoding sulfatase encodes MEEKITRRDLIKKSVAAGVAIGAGTLIGTCTYKLLRTPDISELYGNYPPKEKLKNLQIVTTKALRPNIIIIYCDDLGYGDIGCYGNTVIRTPNIDSLAREGNRFTNFYACAAVCAPSRAGLLTGRYPFRTGIIGNPFPKKEPLGRKLARNFGMMLRSLGSMDLRDDIVARGLAFEEVTIAEALKLAGYKTGMIGKWHLGDYSTQPEFNPLRHGFDFYYGVPHSNDMRPCPVYKNEKKVIDDIHGKDQSFLTGTYTKEALQFLESCGNNPFFLYFAHTFPHQPLWASEKFDKKSLAGKYGDAVEEIDWSVGEILKFLTAKGLDDKTLVIFTSDNGPWYEGSAGTLRGRKGQSNEGGFKVPCIVRWKGIVPAGKITHSPAMNIDFFPTLLNLAGVGLPQDRIIDGKNILLLFKGIDKSVHEDLYFYHYDLLVGIRCGKWKYYSKIDRYVWPIPLDSVDLANTLGKDQLGNRWPLLFNLEKDPGEAYNVINTYPEVAEKLRLKLENWEKETMKNPRGFF; translated from the coding sequence ATGGAGGAAAAAATTACCCGTCGCGATCTGATAAAAAAATCTGTTGCTGCAGGAGTGGCAATTGGTGCAGGCACATTAATTGGTACCTGTACGTATAAACTGTTAAGAACTCCTGACATTAGTGAGTTATATGGCAATTACCCACCAAAGGAAAAATTAAAAAACTTACAGATAGTTACCACCAAGGCTTTGCGCCCTAATATAATCATCATATACTGTGATGATTTAGGGTATGGTGATATCGGCTGCTATGGCAATACTGTTATACGCACTCCCAACATCGATTCGCTGGCACGGGAGGGCAACAGGTTTACCAACTTCTATGCCTGTGCTGCAGTCTGTGCACCGTCACGTGCGGGATTGCTTACGGGGCGTTATCCATTCAGGACTGGTATTATTGGCAATCCATTCCCAAAAAAGGAACCTCTGGGGCGCAAATTGGCGCGTAACTTTGGGATGATGCTCCGGAGCCTTGGTTCGATGGATTTACGCGATGATATAGTTGCACGGGGGCTGGCTTTTGAAGAAGTAACTATCGCCGAAGCGTTAAAACTTGCTGGGTATAAAACAGGGATGATTGGCAAATGGCATTTGGGCGACTATTCAACACAGCCAGAATTCAATCCACTGCGCCATGGCTTTGATTTTTATTATGGTGTACCACATAGCAACGATATGCGGCCTTGTCCGGTATATAAAAATGAAAAAAAAGTAATAGATGATATTCATGGAAAAGATCAGTCGTTTTTGACTGGCACATATACAAAAGAAGCACTTCAGTTTTTAGAATCATGTGGAAACAATCCATTCTTTTTATACTTTGCACACACGTTCCCGCATCAGCCATTGTGGGCATCAGAGAAATTTGATAAAAAGTCACTGGCCGGAAAATACGGTGATGCAGTTGAAGAAATTGATTGGAGTGTAGGAGAGATACTGAAGTTCCTTACAGCAAAAGGACTTGATGATAAAACATTAGTTATTTTTACAAGCGATAACGGCCCGTGGTATGAAGGCAGTGCAGGCACGCTGCGTGGCAGAAAAGGACAAAGCAATGAAGGTGGATTTAAGGTACCATGTATTGTTCGCTGGAAGGGTATAGTCCCTGCAGGGAAAATTACTCATTCACCAGCAATGAATATTGATTTTTTCCCTACCTTGCTTAATCTTGCGGGAGTAGGATTACCACAGGATCGCATTATTGATGGCAAAAACATACTTTTACTTTTTAAAGGTATTGATAAATCGGTGCATGAGGATTTATATTTTTATCACTATGATTTGCTTGTTGGTATTCGCTGTGGCAAATGGAAATATTACTCAAAGATTGACCGATATGTGTGGCCTATTCCATTGGATTCAGTTGATCTTGCAAATACATTAGGCAAGGACCAGTTAGGGAATCGCTGGCCCTTGTTGTTTAACTTGGAAAAAGATCCTGGCGAAGCATATAATGTTATCAACACCTACCCTGAGGTGGCAGAAAAGCTAAGATTGAAACTGGAAAACTGGGAAAAAGAAACTATGAAAAACCCACGAGGGTTTTTCTAA
- a CDS encoding superoxide dismutase: MKRYTLPQLPYEYNALEPYIDAKTMEIHHTKHHATYIDKLNAALDKYPHLYELSLEHLLANLATLPEDIRTVVRNNGGGHYNHSLFWKILGGRGELPGGQLLEAIKDKFGTVEKFVEEFSNAALNRFGSGWAWLSVNALGELVVHSTANQDSPIMEGLLPVLGLDVWEHAYYLNYQNRRADYVKAFWNIVNWKQAEENYKKAVEAVEHCSSHPECREVA; this comes from the coding sequence ATGAAACGATATACATTGCCTCAATTGCCCTATGAATATAATGCGCTTGAACCATATATTGATGCCAAAACAATGGAAATTCACCATACCAAACACCATGCAACGTACATTGACAAGCTCAATGCAGCGTTAGATAAATATCCGCATCTGTATGAGTTATCTCTGGAGCATCTTTTGGCAAATTTAGCTACGCTGCCTGAGGATATACGAACAGTGGTGCGTAACAATGGCGGTGGCCATTACAACCATTCACTGTTTTGGAAGATCTTAGGTGGCAGAGGGGAGTTACCTGGTGGGCAGCTACTGGAAGCAATAAAAGACAAATTTGGCACTGTTGAAAAATTTGTAGAGGAATTCAGCAATGCAGCACTTAACAGGTTTGGTTCGGGATGGGCATGGCTCAGTGTCAATGCGCTTGGTGAATTAGTAGTACATTCTACTGCTAATCAAGACAGCCCCATTATGGAAGGGTTGCTACCGGTTCTTGGACTTGATGTATGGGAGCATGCATATTATCTCAATTATCAGAATCGAAGAGCTGACTATGTGAAGGCATTTTGGAACATTGTCAACTGGAAGCAAGCTGAAGAAAATTATAAAAAGGCCGTAGAAGCTGTTGAACACTGCAGTTCACATCCTGAGTGCCGTGAGGTTGCATAG
- a CDS encoding lysophospholipase, producing the protein MKTNHKEMTIPSGGITLFAIKDVIDKPKGIVIIVHGLCEHCGRYSHVVSKLNEAGYSVYRFDNRGHGKSEGERTYIDSFQQFIDDMDAVVQTAKNENPGMPIFTLGHSMGGFISAAYGIQHPHLFKGQIFSGAAVMILPDLRGLLTMDYKSQGKNRIPNSLAEKISQDPDVVKNYQNDPLVLKDFTFMLMGEVFLKGGQWIEENRAQYNYPCLILHGGNDQIVTPEASKTFYESIASHDKTLKIYPGLFHEILNEPTKDMVIADITHWLDLHV; encoded by the coding sequence ATGAAGACCAATCATAAAGAAATGACAATACCTTCTGGAGGTATTACACTTTTTGCTATCAAAGATGTTATTGATAAACCAAAGGGTATCGTCATCATCGTGCATGGATTGTGTGAGCACTGCGGCAGATATAGTCATGTAGTGAGCAAATTAAATGAAGCTGGATATTCAGTATACCGGTTTGATAACAGGGGCCATGGGAAATCAGAGGGGGAGCGGACCTATATCGACAGTTTTCAGCAATTTATTGATGACATGGATGCAGTTGTCCAAACTGCAAAAAATGAGAATCCAGGTATGCCGATTTTTACTCTTGGGCACAGTATGGGAGGTTTTATCAGCGCTGCATATGGTATACAGCATCCACATCTTTTTAAAGGTCAGATATTTTCAGGTGCAGCGGTAATGATTCTTCCCGATCTAAGAGGTCTATTAACCATGGACTACAAATCCCAAGGTAAAAACCGTATTCCCAATTCACTGGCAGAAAAAATATCACAGGATCCTGACGTTGTGAAAAATTATCAAAATGATCCACTAGTATTAAAAGATTTTACTTTTATGTTGATGGGCGAAGTCTTCTTAAAAGGTGGTCAATGGATAGAGGAGAACAGAGCACAATACAATTATCCCTGTCTTATACTTCATGGAGGCAATGACCAGATAGTAACTCCAGAAGCATCAAAAACATTTTATGAATCAATAGCATCGCACGACAAAACTTTGAAAATATACCCGGGCCTGTTCCATGAAATACTGAATGAACCCACAAAGGATATGGTAATTGCGGATATTACTCACTGGCTTGATTTACATGTGTAG
- the selD gene encoding selenide, water dikinase SelD, producing the protein MSNCNINNKRNPRLTESVRGSGUAAKIGPADLARVMKKLPIEYSSNVLVGMQTSDDAGVYRISDDIAVVQTVDFITPIVDDPFVFGKVAATNSISDIFAMGGTPITAMNIVCFPVNTFDIDVLEKILLGGLEVMKKTGVQLIGGHSIDDIELKYGLSVTGIIHPDKIYTNVGLQPDDVIILTKPIGTGTINTAIKAGVATDIHIQECIHSMTTINDCLIGYPHYKHIHAVTDVTGFGLIGHLSEMIGESPIALHVKASAVPLISGACDYASMGLLPAGLYRNRDFVENRCKVSSTIKREFVDLLFDPQTSGGLLIAVPPHHAQEVIEHISAKALCTAIIASCRKADTPHIYIE; encoded by the coding sequence ATGTCAAACTGTAACATCAACAACAAAAGGAATCCGCGGCTTACAGAATCTGTGCGCGGTTCAGGGTGAGCAGCAAAAATAGGTCCGGCGGACCTAGCAAGGGTAATGAAAAAGCTGCCAATTGAATATTCCAGCAACGTCCTTGTGGGAATGCAGACAAGTGACGACGCCGGCGTGTACCGAATAAGTGATGATATAGCAGTTGTGCAAACTGTCGATTTCATTACACCGATAGTGGATGATCCTTTTGTCTTTGGCAAAGTTGCTGCCACCAATAGTATTTCCGATATATTTGCGATGGGTGGCACACCAATTACTGCAATGAATATAGTGTGTTTTCCGGTAAATACCTTTGATATTGATGTGCTTGAAAAGATCCTCCTTGGCGGGCTTGAGGTAATGAAGAAAACCGGTGTGCAGCTTATTGGAGGCCATAGCATTGATGACATTGAGCTGAAATATGGGCTATCGGTTACAGGAATAATCCACCCTGATAAAATATACACCAATGTAGGTTTACAGCCTGACGATGTCATAATCCTTACCAAACCCATTGGTACCGGTACCATCAACACCGCTATCAAAGCGGGTGTGGCTACTGATATACACATACAGGAATGCATTCACTCAATGACTACAATCAACGATTGTCTTATTGGCTACCCACATTATAAGCACATCCACGCTGTTACTGATGTTACCGGTTTTGGGCTCATTGGACATTTATCCGAAATGATTGGTGAAAGCCCAATAGCACTTCACGTTAAAGCCAGTGCTGTGCCACTCATTTCTGGTGCCTGTGACTATGCATCAATGGGACTTCTTCCAGCAGGATTATACCGTAATAGGGACTTTGTGGAAAATCGCTGCAAGGTTTCATCCACCATCAAACGCGAATTCGTTGATCTGTTGTTTGACCCTCAAACCTCCGGTGGACTTTTAATTGCAGTTCCGCCACACCATGCACAGGAAGTCATTGAACATATTTCTGCAAAAGCACTATGTACCGCAATCATTGCTAGTTGCCGCAAAGCTGACACACCTCACATATATATTGAATGA